The Teredinibacter sp. KSP-S5-2 genome includes a window with the following:
- a CDS encoding DUF1570 domain-containing protein — translation MKQLLIYTFFLLSLNSYADNRFSFLDEEWVEVQSANFHIITDYNEKTALEIAQKLERFRYYIPAFTKIRHPDYSLPVKLFLFKKRYDFKQLTQTELAGYYFNGSKGSYGVADLDLYKKGTDTSVGNQTLFHEYTHHMFEYHKDRVFYPMWYEEGVAEYFSTFESTDNRMIFGRAAANNFNSYYYTQTDVRKRYLERMLKDNSNFRNERAWEYYNVAYIFIYYSNLNEKRKKQLDGFLNDLEKGFDVDKAWNNNYKISFRKMDDNLFEFVRKNKFSYKDIKLEKSFEHKKYLTTKLTPYQTQLAFADLLIQHGEEHYEGAERILMMAIKENAKDEAALIQLAKLYTIQGRNDDADMIIKKVKNKDSFDYLETKGIKLHALANKTKNPKEKGKFFSQARDYYRQAIKLDNLALQVYFHLGRLYSDWFEQDSSINPEEGILSLNEALYFVDIPHYQFRLARMYQLKGDTNKAYQHYAFSQKTKLNEDGNPIGKTKGDFFSDIALEYKKLNYPKEQYAYMLKAVDTEPENAILINDLAWLQITSKQENIFAPQKGLQGAIKAAELSKYEHAYLLDTLAAAHAINGNMEDAVKWQSLAISKLNDEQKDIKKEFKKRLKEYKEGIVNLTP, via the coding sequence ATGAAGCAGTTACTTATATATACATTTTTTCTTCTCAGCTTAAACAGTTACGCGGACAATCGCTTTTCTTTTTTAGACGAAGAGTGGGTTGAAGTTCAATCAGCTAACTTCCACATTATTACCGACTATAATGAAAAAACTGCATTGGAGATTGCACAAAAACTAGAACGTTTTCGCTACTATATTCCTGCCTTCACCAAGATAAGACATCCAGATTACTCTCTACCAGTAAAACTTTTCCTATTTAAGAAGAGATATGATTTTAAACAGTTAACCCAAACGGAACTTGCGGGATATTACTTTAACGGATCAAAAGGTTCTTATGGTGTTGCCGATCTTGATTTGTACAAGAAGGGAACGGACACGTCTGTGGGAAATCAAACATTGTTTCATGAGTATACCCACCACATGTTTGAGTATCACAAAGATAGAGTGTTTTACCCGATGTGGTACGAGGAAGGTGTTGCCGAATATTTTTCCACATTCGAATCCACCGATAACCGGATGATTTTTGGTCGAGCTGCTGCAAACAATTTCAATAGCTACTATTACACTCAAACTGACGTGAGAAAGCGGTATCTTGAAAGAATGCTGAAAGATAATAGTAATTTTAGAAACGAAAGAGCATGGGAATACTATAATGTAGCGTATATATTCATTTATTATAGCAACCTGAACGAGAAACGAAAAAAACAATTAGATGGATTTTTGAACGACCTAGAAAAAGGTTTTGATGTCGACAAAGCATGGAATAATAATTACAAAATATCGTTCCGAAAAATGGACGACAACTTATTCGAATTTGTGAGGAAGAACAAATTTAGCTACAAAGATATTAAACTAGAAAAATCTTTTGAGCATAAAAAATACTTAACAACAAAGCTTACACCATACCAAACACAATTAGCATTTGCAGACTTACTTATTCAGCATGGAGAAGAACACTACGAAGGTGCTGAACGAATTCTGATGATGGCAATCAAAGAGAACGCCAAAGACGAAGCCGCACTCATTCAGTTAGCAAAACTCTACACAATACAAGGAAGAAACGATGACGCAGATATGATAATAAAAAAAGTAAAAAATAAAGATTCTTTTGACTATCTGGAAACTAAGGGCATCAAATTACACGCGCTAGCGAATAAAACTAAAAACCCAAAAGAGAAAGGTAAGTTTTTCTCGCAAGCAAGAGATTATTATCGACAAGCAATAAAGTTGGACAACCTTGCCCTACAGGTATATTTTCATCTTGGCCGTTTATACTCTGATTGGTTTGAACAGGACTCAAGTATCAATCCCGAAGAAGGAATACTTAGCCTCAACGAAGCTCTATATTTTGTCGACATACCCCATTATCAATTTAGACTAGCCCGCATGTATCAACTTAAAGGCGACACCAACAAAGCATATCAACACTATGCATTTTCGCAGAAAACCAAACTGAACGAGGACGGAAATCCGATAGGAAAAACTAAAGGAGATTTTTTTTCAGATATTGCTCTGGAATACAAGAAGCTTAATTACCCAAAGGAACAATACGCATACATGTTAAAAGCTGTTGATACAGAGCCGGAGAATGCCATTCTTATAAATGACCTAGCCTGGCTGCAAATCACATCCAAACAGGAAAACATCTTTGCCCCCCAAAAAGGTTTACAAGGCGCAATAAAGGCAGCAGAACTCAGCAAATACGAACATGCTTATTTATTAGACACCCTTGCTGCAGCACACGCAATAAACGGAAATATGGAGGATGCTGTAAAGTGGCAGTCTCTAGCCATAAGCAAACTGAATGATGAGCAAAAAGATATTAAGAAGGAATTTAAAAAGCGCCTAAAGGAATATAAGGAAGGTATCGTCAACTTAACACCTTGA
- a CDS encoding response regulator: MTTRRALIVDDSKTAQVRLKKMLSRFGLEVDIAFSAEEALGMLSYRNPAVIFMDHHMEGMDGFEALKIIKANPNTAMIPVIMYTAQKGDVYVGQARALGALDILSKEIFKPSNLERVLRTLSLVNGDEDESEDPQVTAEEKAKVEPAVAVEEVAEAIQSSVEMKAESDTQEIPSIKDETIEIRSRSGGLDREGLYQVQAQIARLFEIHIADVRSQITQNTKYTVKQLSEEIDKAFNKEVTVDDVPLSVVKAEADAERSRIGLVSNSLLLLILLGLGIMAFQQWNLETEIQNIDKKYEALANTKTMESDLVNVIAENVFRSQQEQELLNDGKFPLLDTLSWALSNSITFGYNEIPLGETQTRTVATLVAQLYRAQFRGVITLNVNYGNWCLERTPQGGYALAEPNMPVSECVFYEDIFNETAPSDYLSVSFVNLEQTAEPIVRGEIELEVLPLGFESQVKEYPRDKTSATAEEWNKAAQMNSRISLTFVQA; encoded by the coding sequence ATGACTACTCGCAGAGCATTAATAGTAGACGACTCAAAAACCGCTCAGGTGCGGTTGAAAAAGATGTTGAGTCGGTTTGGCTTGGAAGTCGACATCGCCTTTTCTGCGGAAGAGGCCTTAGGTATGTTGAGCTACAGAAACCCTGCCGTGATCTTTATGGATCACCATATGGAAGGCATGGATGGCTTCGAAGCCCTGAAAATTATCAAAGCAAACCCGAATACCGCCATGATCCCAGTGATCATGTATACAGCACAGAAAGGAGATGTGTACGTCGGCCAGGCGCGCGCACTTGGGGCGCTGGATATTCTGTCGAAAGAGATATTCAAACCCTCCAATCTGGAAAGAGTACTGCGCACCCTGAGTTTGGTAAATGGGGATGAAGATGAAAGTGAAGATCCGCAGGTTACCGCTGAAGAGAAAGCCAAGGTTGAACCGGCTGTAGCGGTCGAGGAGGTTGCTGAAGCCATTCAGTCTTCAGTAGAAATGAAAGCGGAATCCGATACACAGGAGATCCCCTCCATCAAAGATGAAACCATTGAAATACGTTCTCGTTCCGGCGGTTTGGACCGGGAGGGGCTATATCAGGTTCAGGCACAAATCGCTCGTTTATTTGAAATTCATATCGCAGACGTGCGTAGCCAAATTACACAAAATACCAAATACACCGTTAAGCAGCTCAGCGAAGAGATTGATAAAGCGTTCAACAAAGAAGTTACCGTTGATGATGTTCCATTATCGGTAGTGAAAGCGGAAGCGGACGCTGAACGCTCTCGCATTGGTTTGGTTTCCAATAGTTTATTACTGCTTATTCTTCTTGGCTTGGGGATCATGGCATTCCAGCAGTGGAACCTGGAAACGGAAATACAAAATATTGATAAAAAATATGAAGCTCTGGCCAACACCAAAACTATGGAGAGTGATTTGGTCAACGTGATAGCAGAAAATGTATTTCGTTCTCAGCAAGAGCAGGAATTGTTAAACGATGGAAAGTTTCCATTGTTGGATACTTTGTCCTGGGCGTTAAGTAACTCCATCACTTTCGGTTACAACGAAATCCCATTAGGTGAAACGCAGACCCGTACTGTGGCAACATTGGTTGCACAACTGTATCGAGCACAATTTCGTGGAGTGATTACATTAAACGTTAACTACGGTAATTGGTGTTTGGAAAGAACACCTCAGGGTGGGTACGCACTGGCTGAACCCAATATGCCAGTAAGTGAATGTGTTTTTTATGAAGATATTTTTAACGAAACCGCTCCATCAGATTACCTAAGTGTCTCTTTTGTGAATCTGGAACAAACAGCAGAACCTATCGTTCGCGGTGAAATAGAACTGGAAGTACTGCCACTGGGTTTTGAGTCGCAAGTGAAAGAATACCCAAGAGATAAAACAAGCGCTACGGCTGAAGAATGGAATAAAGCTGCGCAAATGAATAGTCGTATTTCTTTGACGTTTGTTCAGGCGTAA
- a CDS encoding valine--pyruvate transaminase, which translates to MSKKFPENQTRFSQRFTSDSGIVSLMEDLGQALNVNPDLLFMGGGNPARIRGFEDRIAIHLQQIARNPETLNKLIGIYQSPQGSEECIQALVKYFRKQCGWSVSEKNIAITSGSQSAFFLLINMLAQNGGGEEAQKKICFPIMPEYLGYSDQGIDHGTMLGNLPRVELLDKNQFKYHIDFSSLAVDEETAAICISRPTNPSGNVISGEEVEQLTLLAQRKGIPLIVDCAYGNPFPGVVYEQVESSWNENSIFVMSLSKLGLPGVRTGIVVAKEDYIEQITRVNTIMNLACGNLGPSLLTSLLNANELPGLCDEVLLPFYRRRRDFALKQIEKHMQGVPYRVHKPEGAFFLWLWFEGMPISSAELYERMKQKGVLIMDGEHFFFGLSDKNRHAYECIRLTYCQSEPVIEQAIRLLGQELKSVYELG; encoded by the coding sequence GTGAGCAAGAAGTTTCCTGAAAACCAAACCCGTTTTTCCCAACGTTTTACTTCTGATAGTGGCATCGTCAGTCTGATGGAAGATTTGGGGCAGGCGCTTAATGTAAACCCTGATCTTTTGTTTATGGGCGGTGGTAACCCCGCGCGAATCCGGGGTTTTGAAGACAGAATCGCAATCCATCTACAGCAAATTGCGCGCAACCCGGAAACTTTAAATAAGCTCATCGGTATCTACCAGTCCCCCCAAGGCTCTGAGGAATGCATTCAGGCTCTGGTTAAGTATTTTCGCAAACAGTGTGGTTGGTCTGTTTCGGAAAAAAATATCGCTATCACCAGTGGTAGTCAGTCGGCGTTTTTTCTTCTGATTAACATGTTGGCACAAAATGGTGGTGGTGAAGAGGCGCAGAAGAAAATCTGTTTTCCCATTATGCCGGAGTACCTGGGTTACTCGGATCAAGGCATTGACCATGGAACCATGCTTGGTAACCTGCCTCGTGTTGAGCTACTGGATAAAAACCAGTTCAAATACCACATTGATTTTTCCTCTCTGGCTGTTGACGAAGAAACGGCCGCGATCTGTATTTCTCGTCCAACCAATCCCTCGGGAAACGTAATCTCCGGTGAAGAAGTTGAGCAGCTTACCTTGCTTGCTCAACGTAAGGGGATTCCCTTAATTGTTGACTGCGCCTATGGCAACCCGTTTCCCGGAGTGGTGTATGAACAGGTGGAAAGTTCATGGAACGAGAACAGTATCTTTGTGATGAGTCTATCCAAGCTTGGTTTGCCAGGAGTGCGAACCGGCATTGTGGTGGCAAAAGAAGATTACATAGAACAAATCACCCGCGTGAACACCATTATGAACCTTGCATGCGGCAATCTCGGCCCGAGCCTGTTGACCTCTTTATTAAACGCCAATGAGCTGCCCGGTTTGTGTGATGAGGTGCTGTTACCCTTTTATCGTCGTCGTAGAGATTTTGCGCTTAAGCAGATCGAAAAGCATATGCAGGGTGTTCCCTATCGTGTTCATAAGCCGGAAGGTGCGTTTTTCCTTTGGTTGTGGTTTGAGGGTATGCCGATTTCGTCTGCTGAACTGTATGAGCGGATGAAGCAAAAAGGGGTGTTGATCATGGATGGTGAGCACTTCTTTTTTGGTCTGTCGGACAAAAATCGTCATGCTTATGAATGCATTCGCCTGACGTACTGCCAGAGTGAACCCGTGATTGAGCAAGCTATACGCCTACTTGGCCAAGAATTGAAGTCGGTCTACGAATTGGGTTAG